From one Malus sylvestris chromosome 1, drMalSylv7.2, whole genome shotgun sequence genomic stretch:
- the LOC126615743 gene encoding uncharacterized protein LOC126615743 produces MASELAFQICSHLASIFTVPTHPYPPVLDLLVTELSSTAARNGRVFLYGVGREGLMVKALCMRLSHLGLSAHMVFDMTTPPITAADLLIASAGPGGFFTVDALCSVARSNGGRVLLLTAQPETGSCVKHASVVGYVPAQTMANDAGGDGDVMKSRPLLPMGSVYEGALFVLFEMVVYKLGEVLGQSPEAVRARHTNLE; encoded by the coding sequence ATGGCTTCAGAGCTTGCTTTCCAAATTTGCAGCCACTTAGCCTCTATCTTCACCGTACCGACCCACCCGTACCCGCCGGTCCTCGACCTTTTGGTCACCGAGCTCTCTTCCACAGCGGCTCGAAACGGCCGCGTCTTCCTCTATGGGGTTGGCCGAGAGGGCCTAATGGTGAAGGCCTTGTGCATGCGCCTTTCCCACTTAGGCCTCTCGGCCCACATGGTGTTCGACATGACCACTCCCCCAATCACAGCTGCCGATCTACTCATTGCCTCAGCCGGCCCAGGTGGGTTTTTCACCGTGGATGCACTTTGCTCCGTTGCTCGATCGAACGGAGGTCGAGTCCTGCTGCTGACGGCCCAGCCGGAGACCGGATCGTGCGTGAAGCACGCGAGTGTGGTGGGCTATGTGCCAGCGCAGACGATGGCGAATGATGCAGGTGGTGATGGGGATGTGATGAAATCTCGGCCGTTGCTTCCGATGGGGAGCGTGTATGAGGGGGCTTTGTTTGTGTTGTTTGAGATGGTGGTGTATAAGTTGGGTGAGGTTTTGGGTCAGAGCCCTGAAGCCGTACGAGCTCGCCACACCAACCTCGAGTGA
- the LOC126615775 gene encoding uncharacterized protein LOC126615775 yields the protein MELLNSRSWTNEKHVKFLNSMEESFVRAMFEKKKDHRRPPRLDRYFPDTSDSTLDLKTSSRISKNHNSSQGGRMGGRCHKRSRMLSSQPSIASQDQVVPQIKIITVDDKDEIEHHKGPQLALSAPIN from the exons ATGGAGTTGTTGAACAGTAGGTCGTGGACGAACGAGAAGCACGTCAAGTTTTTGAACAGCATGGAGGAATCCTTCGTGCGTGCCATGtttgagaagaagaaggatcACCGTCGTCCTCCTCGTCTCGACCGGTACTTTCCGGACACCTCTGACTCAACCCTAGATCTCAAAACCAGCAGCAGAATTTCCAAAAACCATAACTCTTCACAAG GTGGCAGAATGGGCGGTAGATGTCATAAAAGATCGAGGATGTTATCATCTCAGCCGTCCATTGCATCACAAGATCAG GTGGTCCCACAGATTAAGATCATAACGGTTGATGATAAAGATGAAATAGAGCACCACAAAGGACCTCAGCTGGCACTGTCTGCACCTATCAACTAA
- the LOC126615750 gene encoding protein phosphatase inhibitor 2-like isoform X2 has translation MKGRVRWDEANIGEIEANKPVRQKITEPKTPYHPMMTDDEYGSLSPMRGGTFDDCVGDADHAEAIRTALSDVASSSRKSTQRSTGWTSSEDEADAMEQDDEDSEKSKSFREHRRAHYDEFQKVKELRRKASLLDDEEEDEDENVDMDKKEKKSGSSSLTAGVKEIDIDEDGTSSTKNSSVPPANGA, from the exons ATGAA AGGCCGAGTTAGATGGGACGAGGCTAATATTGGAGAAATTGAAGCAAATAAACCTGTAAGGCAGAAAATTACTGAGCCGAAGACGCCATACCACCCCATGATGACCGATGATGAGTATG GATCACTGTCTCCTATGCGGGGCGGTACCTTCGATGATTGTGTTGGTGATGCAGATCATGCAGAAGCAATACGAACTGCTTTGAGTGATGTGGCGTCATCAAGTAGAAAGAGCACCCAACGGTCTACTGGCTGGACATCATCTGAGGATGAGGCCGATGCTATGGAACAAGATGATGAAG ATTCCGAGAAAAGCAAGAGTTTTAGGGAGCACAGAAGAGCCCATTATGATGAATTCCAGAAAGTAAAAGAACTCAGGCGGAAAGCTTCTTTGCTCGACGATGAAGAAGAGGACGAGGATGAGAATGTTGACATGGAtaagaaggagaagaaatctGGTTCCTCTTCGTTAACTGCCGGTGTCAAAGAAATAGATATCGACGAAGATGGTACCTCATCAACCAAAAACTCTTCCGTACCTCCGGCGAATGGCGCTTAG
- the LOC126615750 gene encoding protein phosphatase inhibitor 2-like isoform X1, with product MNGRGRVRWDEANIGEIEANKPVRQKITEPKTPYHPMMTDDEYGSLSPMRGGTFDDCVGDADHAEAIRTALSDVASSSRKSTQRSTGWTSSEDEADAMEQDDEDSEKSKSFREHRRAHYDEFQKVKELRRKASLLDDEEEDEDENVDMDKKEKKSGSSSLTAGVKEIDIDEDGTSSTKNSSVPPANGA from the exons ATGAA TGGCAGAGGCCGAGTTAGATGGGACGAGGCTAATATTGGAGAAATTGAAGCAAATAAACCTGTAAGGCAGAAAATTACTGAGCCGAAGACGCCATACCACCCCATGATGACCGATGATGAGTATG GATCACTGTCTCCTATGCGGGGCGGTACCTTCGATGATTGTGTTGGTGATGCAGATCATGCAGAAGCAATACGAACTGCTTTGAGTGATGTGGCGTCATCAAGTAGAAAGAGCACCCAACGGTCTACTGGCTGGACATCATCTGAGGATGAGGCCGATGCTATGGAACAAGATGATGAAG ATTCCGAGAAAAGCAAGAGTTTTAGGGAGCACAGAAGAGCCCATTATGATGAATTCCAGAAAGTAAAAGAACTCAGGCGGAAAGCTTCTTTGCTCGACGATGAAGAAGAGGACGAGGATGAGAATGTTGACATGGAtaagaaggagaagaaatctGGTTCCTCTTCGTTAACTGCCGGTGTCAAAGAAATAGATATCGACGAAGATGGTACCTCATCAACCAAAAACTCTTCCGTACCTCCGGCGAATGGCGCTTAG